From one Notolabrus celidotus isolate fNotCel1 chromosome 2, fNotCel1.pri, whole genome shotgun sequence genomic stretch:
- the lsm4 gene encoding U6 snRNA-associated Sm-like protein LSm4: protein MIAIIHKKKHEEEKQQLIVKSCFSSSQSIQHSLTMLPLSLLKTAQNHPMLVELKNGETYNGHLVSCDNWMNINLREVICTSRDGDKFWRMPECYIRGSTIKYLRIPDEIIDMVKEEVVSKGRGRGGAQQNKQQGKGRGGAGRGLFGGRGRGMTGPGRGQQLQQDKKPGKPQGMKNQH from the exons atgaTTGCAATcatccacaaaaaaaaacacgaaGAAGAAAAGCAGCAGCTCATTGTGAAGTCGTGTTTTAGCTCAAGTCAGTCAATACAACACAGCCTCACGATG CTCCCCCTGTCTCTGCTGAAGACCGCCCAGAACCATCCCATG CTGGTGGAGCTGAAGAATGGAGAGACCTACAACGGTCACCTGGTCAGCTGTGACAACTGGATGAACATCAACCTGAGAGAAGTCATCTGCACCTCCAGG GATGGAGACAAGTTCTGGAGGATGCCCGAGTGCTACATCAGAGGGAGCACCATCAAGTACCTGCGAATCCCAGATGAGATCATCGACATGGTAAAGGAGGAGGTGGTGTCAAAGGGCCGCGGACGTGGAGGCGCCcagcagaacaaacagcagGGCAAAGGGAGAGGAGGAGCCGGCCGAG GTCTGTTTGGCGGCCGCGGCAGAGGGATGACCGGCCCCGGGCGagggcagcagctgcagcaggataAGAAACCGGGCAAACCACAGGGGATGAAGAACCAACACTGA